The following proteins come from a genomic window of Limnohabitans sp. 103DPR2:
- a CDS encoding ABC transporter ATP-binding protein, producing the protein MSDQTTLSTPSTPLLEVKGLTKHFPIKGGIFGREVDRVHAVDGVSFHIDAGETLGMVGESGCGKSTTGRCILRLIEPSSGEVKFNGQNVSTMGSDALREIRRDMQIIFQDPFASLNPRMTVEAIIGEALTIHKLTHSPEEYRARIVSLLETVGLNADHMKRFPHEFSGGQRQRIGIARALAVSPKLIVCDEPVSALDVSIQAQVINLLEDLQAKMGLTYLFIAHDLSVVEHISNRVAVMYLGRIVEIATSRELYTQPKHPYTEALLSAVPIPDPTAKKKRIVLTGDVPNPVNRPTGCHFHPRCPKATERCKVEEPQLKTVGFMHQAACHLND; encoded by the coding sequence ATGTCAGATCAAACGACCCTGTCTACCCCTTCAACGCCTTTGCTGGAAGTCAAAGGTTTGACCAAACACTTTCCAATCAAAGGTGGCATTTTTGGGCGCGAGGTGGATCGCGTTCACGCAGTCGATGGTGTGAGCTTTCACATCGATGCCGGCGAAACTTTGGGCATGGTGGGCGAGTCGGGTTGCGGCAAGTCCACCACCGGCCGATGCATTTTGCGCTTGATCGAACCCAGCTCGGGTGAGGTCAAGTTCAATGGTCAAAACGTCAGCACCATGGGCAGCGATGCACTGCGCGAGATTCGCCGTGACATGCAAATTATTTTTCAAGACCCCTTTGCGTCTTTGAATCCGCGCATGACCGTTGAAGCCATCATTGGCGAGGCCTTGACCATTCACAAACTCACCCATTCGCCTGAAGAATATCGGGCGCGCATTGTGTCTTTGCTTGAAACAGTTGGCTTGAATGCCGACCACATGAAGCGTTTTCCACATGAATTTTCGGGTGGTCAGCGTCAACGCATTGGCATTGCCCGTGCATTGGCCGTATCGCCCAAGCTGATTGTGTGCGATGAGCCTGTTTCAGCTTTGGACGTTTCCATTCAAGCACAAGTGATCAACTTGTTGGAAGACTTGCAAGCCAAGATGGGCTTGACATATTTGTTCATTGCGCACGATCTGTCTGTCGTGGAGCACATCAGCAACCGTGTTGCTGTGATGTACTTGGGCCGCATTGTTGAGATTGCCACCTCACGAGAGCTGTACACCCAACCGAAGCACCCCTATACCGAAGCTTTGTTGTCGGCTGTGCCGATACCGGATCCAACGGCCAAGAAGAAGCGCATCGTGTTGACGGGCGATGTCCCCAATCCCGTCAATCGGCCTACAGGCTGCCACTTCCACCCCCGTTGCCCTAAGGCCACCGAGCGTTGCAAAGTTGAAGAACCTCAATTGA
- a CDS encoding ABC transporter permease, with amino-acid sequence MAGSTLASPSTDAKASGPKAVVHSPGKEAWRRFKRHKLAVLCTVVLSIIVLAVLLGPWVWQVPINAIDFDARMQGPSWNHPLGTDDLGQDLLARMLYGGRISLAVGLAAMLIAITFGVVIGAVAGMSKGPVDVFLMWVTDLFLSLPQLPLLLLIFYLFNDTLKKLIGPEAGVFILVVAVIGGLRWMPVARLVRAQFLTLREKEFVEAARALGASKWRQVTVHILPNAMGPVIVAATIDVAAAIIAESTLSFLGLGFPPDIPTWGRILFDAKDHMDVAVHWALFPGALIFITVLTINYIGDGLRDAYDPRRVL; translated from the coding sequence ATGGCTGGCTCGACCCTCGCATCTCCTTCAACTGATGCCAAGGCCTCTGGGCCCAAAGCAGTAGTTCACTCACCAGGCAAAGAAGCTTGGCGTCGTTTTAAACGTCACAAATTGGCTGTGCTGTGCACGGTGGTGCTCAGCATCATCGTGCTAGCTGTTTTGTTGGGACCTTGGGTATGGCAAGTGCCTATCAACGCCATTGACTTTGATGCGCGAATGCAGGGCCCTTCTTGGAATCATCCATTGGGCACCGATGATTTAGGCCAAGACCTCTTGGCGCGAATGCTTTATGGTGGCCGAATCTCTTTGGCCGTTGGCTTGGCGGCCATGCTGATTGCCATCACTTTTGGGGTGGTCATTGGCGCGGTGGCTGGTATGTCTAAAGGACCCGTCGATGTATTCCTCATGTGGGTTACCGATTTGTTTTTGTCATTGCCTCAATTGCCTTTGTTGTTGTTGATCTTTTACCTCTTCAACGACACCCTCAAAAAATTGATTGGCCCTGAAGCCGGTGTTTTCATCTTGGTGGTCGCCGTGATTGGCGGTTTGCGTTGGATGCCTGTGGCGCGTTTGGTTCGTGCGCAGTTTCTCACTTTGCGTGAAAAAGAATTTGTGGAGGCAGCTCGTGCCTTGGGTGCCAGCAAGTGGCGTCAAGTGACCGTGCACATTTTGCCCAACGCCATGGGGCCGGTCATTGTGGCGGCCACCATTGACGTGGCTGCGGCCATCATTGCCGAATCCACCTTGTCTTTTTTAGGTTTGGGTTTTCCCCCCGACATTCCCACATGGGGACGCATCTTGTTTGATGCCAAAGATCACATGGACGTTGCCGTTCATTGGGCTTTATTTCCTGGCGCGCTGATTTTCATCACTGTGCTTACCATCAATTACATAGGCGACGGTTTGCGCGATGCCTATGATCCACGCCGTGTGCTGTAA
- a CDS encoding ABC transporter ATP-binding protein, whose amino-acid sequence MSNPLLRIQDLKVHFDTDDGVLHAVDGVNFHIDRSETLGVVGESGCGKSVTAMTIMKLLAMPPGRIANGQIWFEGQDLVQVDAQAMRSLRAKEIAMIFQEPMTSLNPVLSVGEQIAESLRLHEGLTPKQALAQATEMLRLVNIPKPEQRVNDYPHQFSGGMRQRVMIAMALACKPKLLIADEPTTALDVTIQAQILDLLNDLKSQMGMSIMLITHAMGVVAETAQRVVVMYAGRVVEEATVEHLFASPAHPYTQGLIRSIPRIDFDSAQKQRLEAIPGAVPKLINPPKGCRFAPRCQHASDRCIQEMPELREIATGHKVACHFSL is encoded by the coding sequence ATGTCCAACCCCTTGTTGAGAATTCAAGACCTGAAGGTGCACTTTGACACCGATGATGGTGTCTTGCATGCGGTCGATGGTGTGAACTTTCACATTGACCGCAGCGAAACTTTGGGTGTGGTGGGTGAGTCGGGCTGCGGCAAAAGTGTCACAGCCATGACCATCATGAAGTTGTTGGCCATGCCGCCTGGCCGCATTGCCAATGGCCAAATTTGGTTTGAAGGGCAGGACTTGGTTCAAGTGGATGCGCAAGCCATGCGCAGTTTGCGTGCCAAAGAAATCGCCATGATCTTCCAAGAGCCCATGACCTCACTCAACCCCGTGTTGAGTGTGGGTGAGCAAATTGCCGAATCCTTGCGTTTGCACGAAGGACTGACGCCCAAGCAAGCCCTGGCTCAAGCCACTGAAATGCTGCGCTTGGTCAACATTCCCAAGCCCGAACAGCGTGTCAATGACTATCCGCACCAGTTTTCGGGTGGCATGCGACAACGCGTCATGATTGCCATGGCCTTGGCCTGCAAGCCTAAACTGCTCATTGCGGATGAGCCGACCACTGCATTGGACGTGACCATTCAAGCGCAAATTCTCGATTTGCTGAACGATCTCAAATCGCAGATGGGCATGTCCATCATGCTGATTACCCATGCCATGGGCGTGGTGGCCGAAACGGCACAACGCGTGGTGGTGATGTATGCGGGCAGGGTGGTTGAAGAGGCTACCGTTGAGCACTTGTTTGCGTCCCCTGCGCATCCTTATACCCAAGGTTTGATTCGGTCTATTCCGCGCATCGATTTTGACAGTGCGCAGAAGCAAAGGTTAGAAGCCATTCCTGGCGCTGTTCCCAAATTGATCAACCCGCCAAAAGGTTGTCGTTTTGCACCGCGCTGCCAGCATGCCAGCGATCGATGCATCCAAGAAATGCCGGAGTTGCGAGAGATTGCAACGGGGCACAAAGTGGCTTGCCACTTCTCACTCTAA
- a CDS encoding ABC transporter permease: protein MFRYILRRLMIAVPSLLGISLVLFTVLAMAPGDPFAELVSNPNIPPEVAEALREKFGLNDPLLVRYWNWLTAMVQGDWGYSFISRINVETLIMQRIPVTLLVIGSSQILALCIAIPVGVYAATRPYSLFDQVASTLAFIGFSLPTFFTGILLILFFSIHLDWLPFVYRADIPDTGVNFFWEHFKQMIMPVTVLGLFQAGAWTRYVRSAVLDVIRLDYVTTARSKGLAEKVVITKHVLRNALIPVVTLVALQMPAIFGGAIVTEQIFRIPGIGSLIISSMLANDTPVVMAVTFVFSTLVIACNLLADILYGWLDPRISFN, encoded by the coding sequence ATGTTTCGTTACATCCTGCGGCGGTTGATGATCGCCGTGCCCAGCTTGCTGGGCATCAGTTTGGTGCTGTTCACGGTCTTGGCCATGGCGCCGGGTGACCCGTTTGCGGAGTTGGTCTCCAACCCCAATATCCCACCCGAAGTGGCCGAGGCCTTGCGAGAAAAGTTTGGCTTGAACGACCCGCTCCTGGTTCGCTACTGGAACTGGCTCACCGCCATGGTCCAAGGCGACTGGGGCTACTCGTTCATCAGTCGCATCAACGTTGAAACCCTCATCATGCAGCGCATCCCAGTTACCTTGTTGGTGATTGGATCGTCGCAGATTTTGGCTTTGTGCATTGCGATTCCTGTCGGCGTCTACGCCGCCACACGCCCATACTCGCTGTTTGATCAAGTTGCCAGCACGTTGGCCTTCATTGGCTTTTCGCTTCCAACGTTCTTTACTGGTATTTTGCTAATCTTGTTCTTCAGCATTCACCTGGACTGGCTTCCATTTGTTTATCGTGCAGACATACCTGATACGGGAGTCAACTTTTTTTGGGAGCACTTCAAGCAAATGATCATGCCCGTCACAGTGCTGGGCTTGTTCCAAGCTGGCGCCTGGACTCGCTACGTTCGTTCGGCTGTGCTGGACGTGATTCGTTTGGATTACGTCACCACTGCGCGCTCCAAAGGTTTGGCTGAAAAAGTGGTGATTACCAAACACGTGCTGCGCAATGCGCTCATTCCAGTTGTCACTTTGGTGGCCCTTCAGATGCCCGCCATTTTTGGCGGTGCCATTGTCACAGAGCAAATTTTCCGAATTCCTGGCATTGGTTCACTCATCATCAGTTCGATGCTGGCCAACGATACACCCGTTGTGATGGCTGTAACCTTTGTTTTCTCCACGTTGGTGATTGCGTGTAATCTTTTGGCAGATATTTTGTATGGCTGGCTCGACCCTCGCATCTCCTTCAACTGA